The Gammaproteobacteria bacterium DNA segment CGGCGTGATCATGGAGATTTCATTCCTGATCTCCTGGTCGGTCTTCCAGACCTCCGCCTCGCCGAGTTCATTCAGTTCTTCCAGGTATCCGAACAGAAGCAGTCGTTCGCAAAGCTGGTTGATTCGTCTCGGTACGCCGCCGGTGATTGCATGGATCGCTGCAAAAGAGGATTCATGCAGCCGGGGGATTCCCTGCCAGCCGGCCAAACGAAGACGGTGCTCGATGTAGCCCCGGATCTCATCGATACCCAGCGGGTTCAGGTGATAGGCCGCGATCACGCGCTGCCTCAACTGCTCCATGCCGGGCGACTGCAGGGTGCCGCGCAGCGCGGGCTGTCCGATCAGATAGGTCTGCAGCAGGATGCGTCCTTCCAGTTCGAAGTTGGACAACATACGCAACTCTTCCAGGGAACGCGTCGAAAGGCCATGCGCATTATCGACAATCAACAGCAGCCGCCGGCGCTCCCGCGCCTTCCTGGTGAAAAAATTTTCCAAATCCCTTAATAACGCGGCCTTGTCCTTTCCCTCGTGCGGGATCCCGAACGAGGCGGCGACCATGTGGAGCATCTCGTCAGGATCCAGTTGCGCGGCCCCAAGGTGCGCCGCCACCACGTTCTCCTTGGCGAGTTCGACCAGCAGGTTGCGTGCGAGCAGGGTCTTGCCCGTCCCCATATCGCCGGTGATGACAACGATACCTTCGCCTTGCTGCTGGCCGTAACGCAGATAGGACATCGCCTCGTTATGACCCCGGCTCCCGAAAAAGAACTTCGGATCGGGATTGAGCGCGAACGGCTTGACGTTGAGTTTATAAAATTGCTCGTACATCAGACTCTTGTTTCACTTAAACCTAAACTGTGCCTACTAAGTTAACGGCAGCCGGCACGGATACGCAAGCATAATCCGGGGAATTTCTCATTCTCCGCCAGCGCCTTCGCCCTGTCCGGCACCCGCACTGGCGTCAGGGCCGCTCCGGGAACCCACCACGCGGGCCGGGACTCCCATGGCGATCGCCTCGGGGGGAATGTCACGGGTCACGACGGAACCCGCGCCG contains these protein-coding regions:
- a CDS encoding AAA family ATPase, giving the protein MYEQFYKLNVKPFALNPDPKFFFGSRGHNEAMSYLRYGQQQGEGIVVITGDMGTGKTLLARNLLVELAKENVVAAHLGAAQLDPDEMLHMVAASFGIPHEGKDKAALLRDLENFFTRKARERRRLLLIVDNAHGLSTRSLEELRMLSNFELEGRILLQTYLIGQPALRGTLQSPGMEQLRQRVIAAYHLNPLGIDEIRGYIEHRLRLAGWQGIPRLHESSFAAIHAITGGVPRRINQLCERLLLFGYLEELNELGEAEVWKTDQEIRNEISMITPAMEPAVEMDSPRPDTGQTLTEGAGKVVTFESRHRSNDPGGRGLEQSAPSAGTRSGNPRPNEYGDDRTAMILERLQKVEEQLRALDDIATRQQGDDHIELMRRIDEIQEQVNMLLSGLRPSRHAGE